The Spinacia oleracea cultivar Varoflay chromosome 2, BTI_SOV_V1, whole genome shotgun sequence DNA segment taCTGATCTGCTGCATcacttattttgttttttttggttttgcagTGTTGGGTTTTACCAGATGGCTAAGATTGCTGTAACTCCAACCATTGTTCTCACAGAATTCATCTTTTTCAGGAAGACCATTTCTTTCAATAAGGTCTGTCTTCTTTAATCTTATGAGGTTATTAGCCTATCATGAACCTAGGGGTGcaaacgagccgagccgagccgaaTATTAACCTGTTCATATTCATGTTCAATTTAATTTAGGCGAGCCCGAGCTTTCAACAGAGCTCAAAAATTTGTTCAAGCTTGGTTCGTTTAAGAGGTTTTATGTTCGTGAACATCTCGTTTATTAATCGAGGCGAGTTCATAAACGAGTTTTTTCTTAAACGAGCTTTACGCTTTAGAGTTTAACCATTTGAATATGCACTAATTCAACcatttaaatttaaaatgtttttttattCTAAATGATATTTTTTTGGATGTTAAAAGTCAAAATACGATTTTTATCTATAATAAAACAATTACGGATGACAAATTTGATTATGAACACAAATAGACgatcttgttcttgaacttaaatgaacgagcatacgtatgttcatgttcaagctcgtttattaaacAAGTCtcaaaagttgttcaagctcaactcatttattaaataaacgaacatgaacgagcttTAACTGAACCCGAACCAAAGTAGTTTATTGAGAATCTGGGCTCATTTGCACCCCCTACACGAACCAGGGTGTTTCGAACCCAAGTCTCTAATAACACCACCTCGTTGTATGTTTATTTTGAGCTAAGCTAAGTGTTGTGCTtctttgttcttgtgatttttcCAGGTCATGACTTTGGCAATAGTTTCAGTAGGTGTAGCTATAGCAACAGTAACAGATCTCGAGTTTAATGTATTTGGTGCTTGTGTTGCTGTTGCATGGATACTTCCCAGTGCAGTGAACAAGATTCTGTGGTCAAATCTACAACAACAGAGCAACTGGACTGCTCTAGCGTAAGAAACACCATTCATTTGATAGAGAGTTTCTCTGAGATTAGATTCAAAGAtcatttattattaatatgcaTGATCTTATATGTTTATAACTGCAGATTGATGTGGAAGACAACTCCTGTAACAATTTTCTTCTTAGTAGCTTTAATGCCGTGGCTTGATCCGCCTGGAGTTTTATCCTTCAATTGGAATGTCAGCAACTCGTCGGCAGTTATGGTGTCTGCTGTTCTTGGCTTCCTCCTACAGTGGTCTGGCGCTTTAGCACTCGGGTAAATATCAGAAGCACCACCTTTTTACTCTGTAACACTTAATTTTAACTTCGATACCCGTGTCGAACACTCGATATTAAAGATAGctgtgggccgggccgggcgcACACCAAGCGCACTCTGCACCGTGCCGGGCTGAGCCAAAAAGTTCAAAATAGGCCCCAGGCCCGGCCCGTCATGCGTAtgcctaattttactaaatttagcgtgctttgtcgTATCATGTCGAGTCAAGGCGTGCCGTGCCATGTCGTGctttttctaaaaaaatacAGCCCAAGCCCAGCCTAGGGTCCAATACTTTGTGCCCGTGTCGGGCTGTGTTTTTTTCGTGCCGGGTCGGGCCTCAGGCCCATACCCGGCAAAACAGGGCACAGACCCGCCCTGCCACGCATATgcttaattttactaaatttagcgtgcttgTCATGTCGGGTCGAGGCATGCTGTGTCTTgtcatattttttttccaaaaaatgcggcccaaggcccagtaCTTTGTGTTCGTCCTGGGTTGGGCGAAGCCCATGCCAAGCACACTCCGCACCGTGCCGAAAAGTTCAAAACAGGGCCCAGGCCCGGCTCGTCGTGCCTAtgcctaattttactaaatttagcgtgctttgttGCGTCGAGTCCGGTCGTGCCGTGCATTGCCGTTCTTTTCCTTAAAAATGCAACCCAGGCCCGGCCCACTACTTCGTGCTGGTGCCTGGCAGTGCTTACTCGACAGTGGTTAGGCACTTGACAGTTTATTTCACACAAAAAACATGCAAAAGTACTATAACGCAGAGAATGACTAGTTTTCTGGAAATGCAGGGCAACTTCAGCAACATCTCACGTAGTTTTGGGACAATTCAAGACCTGTGTCATCTTACTGGGAGGCTATGTATTGTTCAATTCAGATCCAGGACCTACGAGTCTTTGTGGCGCAGTCACAGCATTAGGGGGCATGTCAGTTTATACATCACTAAGTCTAAAGGATTCTGCTGAAAGTGTCGTGAAACAGATCCCAACCCTGAATCAACTTGCAAAACCTAAATCAGatgttgaagaagatgaagaacagGCAAGTGTAATAAGTGTTTCAAGTACCGAGTGATCAAGAAAATGGGCTAATTCTGAATCAGTAGTAGATGATTGTATGGAATTGGTAACAACTTACAATTCATGCAGTTTTTGAGAGTATCTTGTAGTTTTGATAAATGTTTTTGTACAGAAGAAAAAAAGAATATAGGATTCTGAGTTCATACAATTTCATTCTCCTAGTTGCAAACAATTCAAccaaccaaaccaaaccaaccAAATGTTTTCATCAAAGCTCAAATTACAGGAGATGATGATTTCAGAAAATCTGCTGTTTATCCGCCATCATTCAACAAATTACACAAATAGATAGCCTTAACAATTAACAAAAATGGAAAGCAAAagacaaatttgccaaaaaggttATAACTCAAAATTtacgagaaaggaccttataaaAGTTTTTGGGTGAAGtcaagtaattttttttgtgagagACAACATGTTCCCactttccggcattgactttcgaattttgattttttgttttaG contains these protein-coding regions:
- the LOC110781953 gene encoding nucleotide-sugar uncharacterized transporter 2; protein product: MGLWRNARKFLKRKESDAGETGRALEELRGSLYNDLRTSESAKRQQQRFCGPAVAMSFNFMVAVGIILTNKLVMGKVGFNYPIFLTLIHYTVAWILMALFKALSWLPASPPSKSTPFSSLFSLGIVMALSNGLANTSLQHNSVGFYQMAKIAVTPTIVLTEFIFFRKTISFNKVMTLAIVSVGVAIATVTDLEFNVFGACVAVAWILPSAVNKILWSNLQQQSNWTALALMWKTTPVTIFFLVALMPWLDPPGVLSFNWNVSNSSAVMVSAVLGFLLQWSGALALGATSATSHVVLGQFKTCVILLGGYVLFNSDPGPTSLCGAVTALGGMSVYTSLSLKDSAESVVKQIPTLNQLAKPKSDVEEDEEQASVISVSSTE